TGATTTTAAAGCATTTGCACCTGTATGTTTTCCTAAAACAATCCGTCTTGAATGACCAACCATTTCAGGAGACATCGGTTCATAAGTGGATGAATTGTTTAAAATTCCATGAACATGAATACCTGATTCATGGGCAAAGGCATTATCTCCAACGATTGGTTTGTTGACTGGCATTTTAACACCGGTTAAACGACCAACAAGATTTGATAAACTGTATAGCCTTGTAGTGTCCAGGCCCAGATCAATTCCGTAAGCTGACTTGAGTGTCATGACCAATTCTTCAAGTGAACAATTACCGGTTCTCTCACCTAGACCGTTGATAGTAACGTGAGCCTGATTGGCGCCGCATTCAATTGCTGTTAATGTATTGGCGGTAGCCAAACCAAAGTCATTATGGAAATGAACACTAATAGGAGTTGAAAAATTGTCCTTAATATCGGTGATTAGTTCGTGAGTCACAACAGGAGTCAATATGCCCACAGTGTCAGGAACATCCAAGAAATCAGCGCCGACACTAACGACCTCATTAAAAATATCAAATAAAAAATCACGCTCTGTTCTTGTAGCATCCTCTGCTGAAAACTCAACAGTCAATCCATGATCTTTAGCGTATTCGATGCTGATGACTGCCTTATCGACAATTTCCTCTTTACTCATCTTAAGCTTGTAGTCACGATGCAATGGGGAAGTACCAATGAAAGTATGAACATATTCTAAATCTGCATCAAGAACAGCGTCAATGTCTCCTTTAAGGGAACGTGCCAAACCAACAAGTGTGGAATCTAAATCCATGGATTTGATTCTTTTAGCTGAATCTATTTCGCCTTTTGATGATGCTGGAAAACCAACTTCAATTTTATCAACACCCAAATTGTTGAGCTTTTGTGCAATTTGGATTTTTTCATCGACTGTAAGAGCAACGCCAGGTGTCTGCTCCCCATCCCTTAAAGTTGTATCAAAAATATAAATCTTATCGGAAAGATTCATATATTCCTTTTTCAATTGTTCAATATTTTTTACCGTCATTATATTACTTCCCTAATTATTAAATTATTTAATCATTGAAATTAATATATATTATTATGAAATTGGGTTTTACAACACTAGCTTTATTCATGCAACCTAACGACGACATCATAAATTTGGCTAAAAAACATGAATTTGAAATTATTGAGATATTGGGAGAAGGTCCATTTTTTGAAAATGAAAATATGGAATATAAAGACTGCGGATTAGATGTTCGCATTCATGCTGCAACAGTTGACATTAACATTGCGAGCCTAAACAAGGGAATAAGGAACGAAAGTGTCCGTCAAATGATTCAATGTGGTCAATACTGTGAAAGTATTAACGCAAATACAATAACTGTTCATCCTGGAATAATCGGTCGGAACGAACCACGTTTAAGAAAAGCGGCACTGGAATTTGCAGTTGAAAGCATTGGAGAAATAATCGACAACACAAATGTTGAGGTTTCAGTGGAAAACATGCCTGTTCGAGGAAAATTTCTAGGAAATACCGTCGAAGAAATCGAAATGATTCAAGAGGCAACAGGCTGTAGTCTAACGATTGATACCGGTCATGGAAATACCTGCGGAAACCTTGAAGAAATGCTTGAGCTAAAAAACATTAGTTATTGTCATTTAAATGATAATGATGGTGTTAAGGATCAGCATATTACCTTGGGTGAAGGCACTCTTGATTTGAACTTGCTAAAAAAAATCGATACTGCCATTATTGAGTTAAATAACTTTGATAACATTTTAAAGAGTAAAGAAGTTATCGACAACTTATAACTTATTATTATTTTTTTATTATTTTTCAATTATAAGTTATAACTTATAAGTTATATGTACTAAAAAATAATTTCAAAAATCAATCATAGTGACTTCAAAAATATCCTCAATGACATAATCTGTCTTATCCAGCATCTTAGGAGATACTTCCTCTTGCTGTTCGATAGTTAGAACGCTTACATCGGCTTTTTTAAATGCCAATATATCATTAAGGCCATCCCCAACCATCATGACCTTATAACCGCCGTCTTTCAAGATGGAAATTACTTCACATTTGCCTCTGGTGGAAACTGTGCCGAAAGCGTTGTCCTCGGGGACATCCAACATGTTGGCTAGTCGATTGATAGCTCCTTTTCTATCTCCTGAAGCGATGAATATTTCGATTCCACGTGATTTTAAAGTTTCAATGGTTTCGAAAACCTTTGGGAAAAATTTGCCTGCTGAAGTAATGGTATAAGCAACCACGCCCAAATCCATATCAACAATCAGTGCAGATCCGTTGCATAACTCCATGTGGGGAATTTTCTCTTTTAAAATTTCAAAGCCGTCGGTAATGTCGGTTATTGTAGTTGATGTTTCATTATCCAAGATATCTTTAACTTCCGCTTTTGAAACCTGTTTAGTTGAGAAGCTAATATCAAAATCAATTTCACATTCTTTAATAATATCGGAAACTAGAGTATTCTGATCCAATTTCAATAGCTTGTTTGTATTAAATTGCAAAACAACTAAAGCTAGAGAATCAGCTTGATCGATTAAATCTAGAGAGTTAATGTCTGTAAATATATAGTCATTCAACACATCCTTAATAACTCTATACCTTTCTATTAATGTTCCTGAGTTATCAAATACGACTGCCTTTTTCATGATTAATAATTGTTAAAAAAAATATTTAAAAGTATTTAAAAAAAACAACTATATAAACATTGAAAAATAAAATAATAATATTATAATTTACGATTATTAGGTGTTTTAATGAGCGTTATTGAAAAGTTAAACTCCCTTAAAAGTGGAGAAATCACAGCTAAAGAAAATGTAGAAGGCTTCATTAAAGTTATTGATGAAAATAATGAAACCATTAATGCATTTATTGAATTAAACTATGAAAATGCATTAAAACAAGCAGAAGCTATAGATGAAAAAATAGCTAATGGCGAAGAAGTTGGTGCTTTAGCCGGTTTGGTATTCGGTATTAAAGCAAACATTAATGTTGAAGATATGATTATTTCTGCAGCTTCCAAAACATTGGAAGATTACATTGGAAGCTATAATGCAACTGTAGTTAATGAAATCTTAGCAGAAGACGGTATAATAATTGGTATTTTAAATATGGACGAATTTGCAGCAGGCAGTTCAACTGAAACTTCCTACTATGGACCTACCCAAAACCCAGCGGCAATGGGCAGAATTCCTGGAGGTTCATCCGGCGGATGTGCTGCTGCAATTGCGGCTGAAATGTGTGATATCGCAATTGGATCCGATACTGGAGGGTCCATAAGAAACCCTGCTTCACACTGCGGAGTAGTCGGGTTCAAGCCTACTTATGGTGCCGTATCAAGACAGGGACTGCTCGACTTATCCATGAGTCTAGACCAAATCGGACCATTAGCTAATGATGTGAGCGGTATTGCAGTTGCCCTGAATACAATCGCAAAATATGATGAAACCGAATGTACAACTCTCAACTGGGAAAAGCCTGATTTTACTGAAGTGCTAGAAGATACTTCCCTAGAAGGTATGAAAATAGCTGTATGTAATGAATTCATAGATGTTACAGATGATGAAATCAACAAAACTGTAAACCAAGCCATTAAAAAACTAGTTGATGCCGGCGCTGAACTTGTAGAAGTTAGCTTTGATTATATTGACCTTTGCCTGCCAACATATTACCTAATCAACTATGTGGAATTCTTCTCAGCTACAAGAAAATACGATGGAAGAGATTACGGATCCAGAATTGAAGAAGTCTGCGGAGACGAAGTGTTAAGGAGAATCAAAATTGGTTCCCATATTGCAGAAGCCGAATTCAGTGGTAAATACTACAAACAAGCTCTAAAAGCAAGGTCTGTAATTAGAGGGGAAATCACTTCCATGCTTGAAAACGTTGATTTGATTGTAGGGCCTACAGTTCCTAAACTCCCTCACGAAATTGGTCAAGAGTTAGAACCGATGGAAATGTATGCTTACGATATATTGACAGTGATTGCTAACCTTGCAGGAATTCCGGCAGCAAGCATTAAAGCTGGTGAAGTTGAAGGTATTCCAGTTGGTTTGCAAATCCAAGCAAAGCCATTGGACGACTTAAAAATTATTAAAGCTTTGAGTGTGTTTGAAAACACACAATAAACTCTTTTTTTTATAACTTTTTTTACACTTGAAATTTATCTTTAAATACCACTTAAAATATACTATTACCAAGAGGTTATTTTTATGACAAAAATTGGACTTGCATATGTAAGTGGAGCTGTTCCTGGATTTGAAGATTTTGG
This sequence is a window from Methanobrevibacter sp.. Protein-coding genes within it:
- a CDS encoding 2-isopropylmalate synthase, whose amino-acid sequence is MTVKNIEQLKKEYMNLSDKIYIFDTTLRDGEQTPGVALTVDEKIQIAQKLNNLGVDKIEVGFPASSKGEIDSAKRIKSMDLDSTLVGLARSLKGDIDAVLDADLEYVHTFIGTSPLHRDYKLKMSKEEIVDKAVISIEYAKDHGLTVEFSAEDATRTERDFLFDIFNEVVSVGADFLDVPDTVGILTPVVTHELITDIKDNFSTPISVHFHNDFGLATANTLTAIECGANQAHVTINGLGERTGNCSLEELVMTLKSAYGIDLGLDTTRLYSLSNLVGRLTGVKMPVNKPIVGDNAFAHESGIHVHGILNNSSTYEPMSPEMVGHSRRIVLGKHTGANALKSKLKDYHIDLDDDQFCKVFDEIKSLGDSGKCVTDDDLIAIAITELSSARETPIVLKGLGLSSGGGVSPTATVKLEIDGEEKETASTGVGPVDAALNAIRYLIQDTMDIELEEYNLEAITGGTDALAEVFVISSDSDGNKSTGRSTNQDIVMASILAVLDSINKLLLIQRAH
- a CDS encoding sugar phosphate isomerase/epimerase, whose protein sequence is MKLGFTTLALFMQPNDDIINLAKKHEFEIIEILGEGPFFENENMEYKDCGLDVRIHAATVDINIASLNKGIRNESVRQMIQCGQYCESINANTITVHPGIIGRNEPRLRKAALEFAVESIGEIIDNTNVEVSVENMPVRGKFLGNTVEEIEMIQEATGCSLTIDTGHGNTCGNLEEMLELKNISYCHLNDNDGVKDQHITLGEGTLDLNLLKKIDTAIIELNNFDNILKSKEVIDNL
- a CDS encoding HAD family hydrolase; protein product: MKKAVVFDNSGTLIERYRVIKDVLNDYIFTDINSLDLIDQADSLALVVLQFNTNKLLKLDQNTLVSDIIKECEIDFDISFSTKQVSKAEVKDILDNETSTTITDITDGFEILKEKIPHMELCNGSALIVDMDLGVVAYTITSAGKFFPKVFETIETLKSRGIEIFIASGDRKGAINRLANMLDVPEDNAFGTVSTRGKCEVISILKDGGYKVMMVGDGLNDILAFKKADVSVLTIEQQEEVSPKMLDKTDYVIEDIFEVTMIDF
- the gatA gene encoding Asp-tRNA(Asn)/Glu-tRNA(Gln) amidotransferase subunit GatA, yielding MSVIEKLNSLKSGEITAKENVEGFIKVIDENNETINAFIELNYENALKQAEAIDEKIANGEEVGALAGLVFGIKANINVEDMIISAASKTLEDYIGSYNATVVNEILAEDGIIIGILNMDEFAAGSSTETSYYGPTQNPAAMGRIPGGSSGGCAAAIAAEMCDIAIGSDTGGSIRNPASHCGVVGFKPTYGAVSRQGLLDLSMSLDQIGPLANDVSGIAVALNTIAKYDETECTTLNWEKPDFTEVLEDTSLEGMKIAVCNEFIDVTDDEINKTVNQAIKKLVDAGAELVEVSFDYIDLCLPTYYLINYVEFFSATRKYDGRDYGSRIEEVCGDEVLRRIKIGSHIAEAEFSGKYYKQALKARSVIRGEITSMLENVDLIVGPTVPKLPHEIGQELEPMEMYAYDILTVIANLAGIPAASIKAGEVEGIPVGLQIQAKPLDDLKIIKALSVFENTQ